One genomic window of uncultured delta proteobacterium includes the following:
- a CDS encoding periplasmic protein (fragment) produces MHHTDEDARLAELAREELVLHIMDMERVRVSVEHGVVTLRGTVASEVERQNAVTTVSAIHGVHTVKNDLRIDDEDENTVGEYIDDTLITTAVKGKLLAETGFKSFSVSVETNQGVVTLTGTVDKFEHVSLAELVARTVDGVKTVVNRLQYEP; encoded by the coding sequence ATGCACCATACGGATGAAGATGCGCGGCTTGCCGAATTGGCACGAGAAGAGCTTGTGCTGCACATAATGGATATGGAGCGTGTCCGCGTTTCCGTCGAGCACGGCGTCGTCACCCTGCGCGGTACGGTTGCAAGCGAAGTTGAGCGCCAGAACGCCGTCACCACGGTATCCGCCATACACGGGGTGCACACGGTGAAAAACGATTTACGCATCGATGATGAGGACGAGAACACCGTGGGCGAATACATTGACGACACCCTCATCACCACGGCGGTGAAAGGGAAGCTCCTGGCGGAAACCGGCTTCAAATCCTTTTCCGTCAGCGTGGAAACCAATCAGGGCGTGGTTACGTTGACCGGCACCGTCGACAAGTTTGAACACGTCTCCTTGGCTGAGCTGGTGGCAAGAACAGTCGACGGCGTCAAAACCGTTGTCAACCGGCTGCAATACGAGCCGTAA
- a CDS encoding hypothetical protein (Evidence 5 : No homology to any previously reported sequences) — protein sequence MTTNKKDPGKQDSRTQKAKENQKQPDGAATKQDGKRDSKEKPASDQKNQKPAGSAQAAKKEPGKEK from the coding sequence ATGACTACCAATAAGAAAGACCCCGGCAAGCAGGACAGCCGGACGCAAAAGGCTAAGGAAAATCAAAAGCAGCCTGACGGCGCCGCAACGAAACAGGACGGAAAACGCGACAGCAAGGAGAAACCGGCATCGGACCAAAAAAATCAGAAGCCGGCAGGGTCCGCCCAGGCCGCGAAAAAAGAGCCCGGTAAAGAAAAATAA
- a CDS encoding hypothetical protein (Evidence 5 : No homology to any previously reported sequences), translating to MDTPRVPREGSKPDVYPGSKPEAGKRDGGNVKSAVQPVTSAHGRTGDTSRVFQEGSKSNVYPGNRPGTGKIDDDDIEDAVERAVERYEDVSVDVDEGVVTLSGEVVSESDRENAITAARDVAGVRTVQDQMQVAGSGSQTVGKYFDDAGITTAVKGKLLAEKGLSSFKISVDTIDGVVTLTGDVKTQAQVDTAGAVARQVDGVKRVDNKVLVKP from the coding sequence GTGGATACGCCGCGTGTTCCCCGTGAAGGCTCGAAGCCCGACGTATACCCTGGCAGCAAGCCCGAGGCGGGCAAAAGGGACGGCGGCAACGTCAAATCCGCTGTGCAACCTGTAACCAGCGCTCACGGCAGGACCGGGGATACCTCGCGTGTCTTCCAGGAAGGCTCGAAATCCAACGTATACCCCGGCAACAGGCCAGGGACGGGCAAAATCGACGATGACGACATCGAAGACGCCGTGGAGCGCGCGGTGGAACGGTATGAGGATGTATCCGTCGACGTGGATGAGGGGGTTGTGACCCTTTCCGGCGAGGTCGTAAGCGAAAGCGACCGGGAGAACGCCATCACCGCCGCGCGCGATGTCGCGGGCGTCCGTACCGTGCAGGATCAGATGCAAGTGGCCGGGTCCGGCTCGCAGACCGTGGGCAAGTATTTTGACGACGCGGGCATCACCACCGCCGTCAAGGGCAAGCTGCTCGCGGAAAAAGGCCTTTCTTCCTTTAAGATCAGCGTGGACACCATTGACGGCGTGGTCACCCTGACGGGCGACGTCAAGACCCAGGCGCAGGTTGACACGGCCGGTGCGGTGGCCCGGCAGGTGGACGGCGTAAAGCGGGTCGACAACAAAGTGCTGGTCAAGCCTTGA
- a CDS encoding exported hypothetical protein (Evidence 5 : No homology to any previously reported sequences), with translation MKSHVKSLRIVAIAGMVALTAVSLAFAAQPVNSASDKTGTTSGAYQDGSKSTVYPGSKPEAGKRDDGNVKSTAQPAGSAKARPWIRRVFPVKARSPTYTLAASPRRAKGTAATSNPLCNL, from the coding sequence ATGAAAAGCCATGTAAAATCGCTCCGTATTGTTGCAATAGCCGGCATGGTCGCGTTGACGGCCGTATCTCTGGCTTTTGCCGCGCAACCTGTAAACAGCGCGTCAGACAAGACCGGAACGACGTCGGGAGCCTACCAGGACGGCTCGAAGTCCACCGTGTATCCCGGCAGTAAACCCGAAGCGGGCAAACGGGACGACGGCAACGTCAAATCCACCGCGCAACCTGCGGGCAGCGCCAAGGCAAGGCCGTGGATACGCCGCGTGTTCCCCGTGAAGGCTCGAAGCCCGACGTATACCCTGGCAGCAAGCCCGAGGCGGGCAAAAGGGACGGCGGCAACGTCAAATCCGCTGTGCAACCTGTAA
- a CDS encoding hypothetical protein (Evidence 5 : No homology to any previously reported sequences) produces the protein MYQKMPTASKGTIPDPFGLCGEQCRKRPIRQGGSGRVVRFRLLAVRLDGAVPPSYRAKKGMDFQEPQQDRAQWNIPARKPD, from the coding sequence ATGTATCAAAAAATGCCTACTGCGAGTAAGGGAACCATTCCGGATCCGTTCGGATTATGCGGAGAGCAGTGCCGCAAACGCCCCATCCGGCAGGGCGGGTCAGGCCGCGTGGTCCGCTTCCGCCTGCTCGCCGTCCGCCTTGACGGAGCCGTGCCGCCGTCATATAGAGCAAAAAAAGGCATGGATTTTCAGGAACCACAACAGGACAGGGCACAATGGAACATTCCCGCTAGAAAACCTGACTGA
- a CDS encoding ABC transporter related has protein sequence MALIALSNVSFAHDGGQTIFNNVSLQLDTDWKLGLIGRNGRGKTTFLKLLLGEYACSGTISAPVAMDYFPFPIPDPSESGLALARRVSADLEDWRLEREASLLELPPEALRRPVSTLSGGEATKLLLASLFLRGNNFLLIDEPTNHLDGHARQAVGRYLRSKKGFILVSHDRALLDGCIDHVLSINRAGIELQRGNFSSWQVNRERQDQRERADNDKLKKDITRLEQSAKRSTDWSRAAEKGKFGNGPVDRGFIGHKAAKMMQRAKSVETRRNKAVEEKSHLLRNLENEAPLSMRPLTFHSNRLVECNGLSMSYGDTAVLRDISFSVMRGERLALRGKNGCGKSTLLRLLAGLSMEYRGILRLAPALRISYVPQDASFLAGSLNNFSRGQGIDESLFRAVLHRFGFERTQFDTDMGNFSAGQKKKALLAASLCTEAHLYIWDEPLNYIDVISRVQIENLILEHQPSMVLVEHDQMFLQRVATCILDIRGATEGG, from the coding sequence ATGGCCTTGATCGCTCTTTCCAATGTCAGCTTCGCCCATGACGGCGGGCAGACCATTTTCAACAACGTTTCCCTGCAACTCGACACGGACTGGAAGCTGGGACTCATCGGCCGCAACGGGCGCGGGAAAACCACGTTCCTCAAGCTGCTGCTCGGCGAATACGCATGCAGCGGCACTATCAGTGCGCCGGTCGCCATGGATTATTTTCCCTTTCCCATACCCGACCCCTCTGAAAGCGGGCTCGCCCTCGCGCGGCGCGTCAGCGCGGACCTGGAGGACTGGCGCCTGGAACGGGAGGCCTCGCTGCTGGAGCTTCCCCCGGAAGCGCTGCGCCGCCCCGTCAGCACGTTGAGCGGCGGCGAAGCCACCAAACTGTTGCTGGCGTCCTTGTTCCTGCGCGGGAACAATTTCCTGCTCATCGACGAACCCACGAACCATCTGGACGGTCATGCCAGGCAGGCTGTCGGCAGGTATCTGCGGAGCAAGAAAGGCTTTATCCTGGTCTCCCACGACCGCGCCCTGCTCGACGGCTGCATTGACCACGTGCTGTCCATCAACAGGGCGGGCATCGAACTGCAACGCGGCAATTTCAGTTCCTGGCAAGTAAACCGGGAGCGGCAAGATCAGCGGGAACGCGCGGACAACGACAAGCTGAAAAAGGACATAACGCGCCTGGAACAGAGCGCCAAACGGAGCACGGACTGGTCCCGGGCGGCGGAAAAGGGAAAGTTCGGCAACGGGCCGGTGGACCGGGGCTTTATCGGCCATAAGGCGGCCAAGATGATGCAGCGGGCCAAGTCCGTGGAAACCCGACGCAACAAAGCGGTGGAGGAAAAATCGCATCTGCTCCGCAACCTGGAGAACGAAGCGCCGCTTTCCATGCGGCCCCTGACGTTCCACAGCAACCGCCTCGTCGAATGCAACGGGCTTTCCATGAGTTATGGCGATACCGCCGTGCTGCGGGATATCTCCTTCAGCGTCATGAGGGGGGAGCGGCTGGCGCTGCGCGGGAAAAACGGCTGCGGTAAATCCACCCTGCTCCGCCTGCTGGCCGGCCTGTCCATGGAATACCGGGGCATTCTGCGCCTGGCCCCGGCCTTGCGCATTTCTTACGTGCCGCAGGACGCGTCGTTCCTCGCCGGGAGTCTGAACAATTTTTCCCGCGGCCAGGGCATTGACGAAAGCCTGTTCCGGGCCGTGCTGCACCGTTTCGGGTTTGAACGGACGCAGTTTGATACGGACATGGGCAACTTCAGCGCCGGGCAGAAGAAAAAGGCGCTTCTCGCGGCAAGCCTGTGCACGGAGGCGCACCTGTATATCTGGGATGAGCCGCTCAACTACATCGACGTCATTTCCCGCGTGCAGATTGAGAATCTGATCCTGGAACACCAGCCCAGCATGGTTCTGGTCGAACACGACCAGATGTTCCTGCAGCGGGTGGCGACATGTATCCTTGATATACGCGGGGCCACGGAGGGCGGATAG
- a CDS encoding Death-on-curing family protein — translation MTDYPTLREVLAVHEMNIERYGGAAGVRDLGAIEAALYRPQSGYYADIIEEAAALFESLLINHPFVDGNKRTAFAICYIFLEINGYLLDADPAWLYNRIMAWLEERENRFQHIVDDLRSCVKPV, via the coding sequence ATGACGGATTACCCCACCCTGCGGGAAGTGCTGGCCGTTCACGAGATGAACATCGAACGCTACGGCGGTGCCGCGGGCGTCCGGGATCTCGGCGCCATTGAGGCGGCTCTGTACCGCCCGCAAAGCGGGTACTACGCGGACATCATCGAAGAAGCCGCCGCCCTGTTCGAGAGCCTGCTCATCAACCACCCCTTCGTGGACGGCAACAAGCGGACGGCGTTCGCCATCTGTTACATATTCCTGGAAATCAACGGCTATCTTCTGGATGCCGACCCTGCCTGGCTGTACAATCGGATAATGGCCTGGCTGGAGGAAAGGGAAAACCGTTTCCAGCATATTGTGGACGACCTGCGCTCCTGCGTGAAGCCTGTGTAA
- a CDS encoding conserved hypothetical protein (Evidence 4 : Homologs of previously reported genes of unknown function), whose amino-acid sequence MQQLTDHQARVKFATQADPEVLAALRAMAATEGRQIQALVDEALREYIERKQEEKPRRHVLQAFQSSVAKYDSLYKELAK is encoded by the coding sequence ATGCAGCAGCTAACGGACCATCAGGCCAGAGTCAAATTCGCCACCCAGGCTGATCCCGAGGTTCTGGCCGCCTTGCGCGCTATGGCCGCCACCGAAGGCAGGCAGATCCAAGCTCTCGTGGATGAAGCCTTGCGTGAGTATATTGAGCGCAAGCAGGAAGAAAAACCGCGTCGGCATGTGCTCCAGGCGTTTCAGAGCAGCGTCGCCAAGTACGATAGTCTCTACAAAGAACTGGCGAAATGA
- a CDS encoding hypothetical protein (Evidence 5 : No homology to any previously reported sequences), giving the protein MTQQAHCMNFLHPEKDILLLVLCEKKVLHGAGLLITQLTLKIEWVGILAGKHTKRLYLMGK; this is encoded by the coding sequence TTGACCCAACAAGCCCACTGTATGAATTTTCTGCACCCAGAAAAGGATATTTTGCTTCTGGTGTTATGCGAGAAAAAAGTATTACATGGGGCTGGATTGTTGATTACGCAATTAACGCTAAAAATAGAATGGGTGGGTATACTGGCTGGAAAGCACACCAAGCGTTTATACTTGATGGGAAAGTGA
- a CDS encoding exported hypothetical protein (Evidence 5 : No homology to any previously reported sequences) — translation MRRALLVLATMACLGLTGCGYHGPLMSLPSVNDFEAAEIIVIRENSFYGSGGASVVSIDKQEVFALENGAYISFRVKAGDCLVSGAFETGGAFGQRKDSFVQLTLKPGEKRYLYLTFNSDFPRVAWIRLVEIPAQDAEELLKKSKPAQM, via the coding sequence ATGAGAAGGGCTTTGCTGGTGCTGGCGACGATGGCGTGTTTGGGGCTTACGGGGTGCGGTTACCACGGACCGCTAATGTCCCTGCCGTCCGTCAATGACTTCGAAGCCGCAGAAATTATTGTCATTCGAGAAAATTCATTCTATGGCAGTGGTGGAGCGTCAGTTGTCAGCATTGACAAACAAGAGGTCTTTGCTCTGGAAAATGGTGCATATATATCATTTCGCGTAAAAGCAGGTGACTGCCTTGTAAGTGGCGCTTTTGAAACTGGAGGAGCTTTTGGGCAGCGTAAAGACAGCTTTGTGCAGCTGACCTTGAAGCCAGGAGAGAAACGTTACCTATATTTAACGTTTAATTCCGACTTTCCAAGAGTGGCTTGGATACGACTTGTCGAAATACCGGCGCAGGACGCTGAAGAATTGCTGAAAAAAAGTAAACCTGCGCAGATGTAA
- a CDS encoding hypothetical protein (Evidence 5 : No homology to any previously reported sequences), whose translation MQGGWTQKQADTNLLGVAVAAIIKRTMFTDVKTNHLNLTAGEYVLTFHLPKLNTLEADYEKGFAGAGDDGVFGAYGVRLPRTANVPAVRQ comes from the coding sequence ATGCAAGGTGGTTGGACCCAGAAACAGGCGGATACAAATCTATTAGGTGTGGCAGTGGCCGCTATAATAAAAAGGACTATGTTTACGGATGTGAAGACAAACCATTTGAACCTTACCGCAGGTGAATACGTCTTGACATTCCATTTACCCAAATTAAACACGTTGGAGGCCGATTATGAGAAGGGCTTTGCTGGTGCTGGCGACGATGGCGTGTTTGGGGCTTACGGGGTGCGGTTACCACGGACCGCTAATGTCCCTGCCGTCCGTCAATGA
- a CDS encoding hypothetical protein (Evidence 5 : No homology to any previously reported sequences) → MGRALTILFFIVILGGLLSKCSNPEGNKQSNLRSSIVEKYKLPAGTKIELGDMGSVPWIDRYDGGQLKYRDYVYARWLDPETGGYKSIRCGSGRYNKKDYVYGCEDKPFEPYRR, encoded by the coding sequence ATGGGGCGCGCATTAACTATACTATTTTTTATAGTGATTCTTGGCGGACTTCTTAGTAAATGCAGTAATCCGGAAGGGAACAAGCAAAGCAATCTTCGATCATCTATTGTTGAGAAATACAAACTCCCAGCCGGAACAAAAATTGAGCTTGGGGACATGGGAAGTGTTCCCTGGATAGACCGCTATGACGGTGGGCAGCTAAAATACAGGGATTATGTTTATGCAAGGTGGTTGGACCCAGAAACAGGCGGATACAAATCTATTAGGTGTGGCAGTGGCCGCTATAATAAAAAGGACTATGTTTACGGATGTGAAGACAAACCATTTGAACCTTACCGCAGGTGA
- a CDS encoding exported hypothetical protein (Evidence 5 : No homology to any previously reported sequences): protein MVQGRFFCGGAILAFVFLGGASTKIFAVLLPRIIPVNFFHLIYICGLFCKISTLIDPYFLNFLFFKGAAKLPLLKYKPLVYSVSQQCGKQHFKHHIRMVFFHCIFLLHNLWSFSSQASRCWPV from the coding sequence GTGGTGCAGGGCCGTTTTTTTTGTGGGGGGGCGATTCTGGCCTTTGTTTTTTTGGGGGGTGCATCTACGAAAATATTCGCAGTGTTACTTCCACGCATCATCCCCGTAAATTTTTTCCACCTCATCTATATTTGCGGCCTCTTCTGCAAGATTTCTACGCTCATCGACCCATATTTTCTCAACTTCCTCTTCTTTAAGGGGGCGGCCAAGTTGCCCCTGCTCAAATACAAGCCTTTGGTATACAGTGTTTCTCAACAGTGTGGCAAACAGCATTTCAAACATCACATTCGGATGGTATTCTTTCATTGCATTTTCCTCCTACATAATCTCTGGTCATTTTCGTCACAAGCATCCAGGTGCTGGCCTGTTTAA
- a CDS encoding hypothetical protein (Evidence 5 : No homology to any previously reported sequences), translating into MDTTSHEVAEEMRCIAEFALEQRCLKIPFHGYAKKIISQGWRSLNQSQQEAFIKVAVPLTKRECRCCGNELEAGELLLGGKYCASCENRIAKDEAKLAREE; encoded by the coding sequence ATGGATACCACGAGCCATGAAGTCGCAGAAGAGATGCGCTGTATTGCTGAGTTTGCATTAGAGCAACGTTGCCTTAAAATTCCTTTCCATGGGTATGCGAAAAAAATTATAAGCCAAGGATGGCGCTCCTTGAATCAATCCCAACAAGAAGCCTTTATAAAAGTTGCTGTGCCTCTTACTAAACGGGAATGCCGTTGCTGTGGTAACGAGCTAGAAGCCGGCGAGCTTCTTCTTGGTGGGAAATATTGCGCGTCATGCGAGAATCGGATAGCCAAAGATGAAGCAAAGTTGGCCCGCGAGGAATAG
- a CDS encoding hypothetical protein (Evidence 5 : No homology to any previously reported sequences), whose amino-acid sequence MVTLHKPEPIFDKLTASIYHDGNLFDYFVERFGAPYPWSVIPGYRLFKNGVFLSSWEKWGWRSIIFKPDQEMVAEFYPFLQGLPPRIMGRVETEEDYLKNPRKPSVVFQEAEIAFDIVLPEMRYITQAEPLLEYFASIIMVNRQQSRIHAIPLAIHERKRQKLYDGTVNGKVTYYIDKLEETEHGKYVKVENPSIDVKMYLKLHPKALDWVLRIEVTLQKEALFKRVGKKLPDDTRVNTDGRNIQLEDFVHFAHFDWKCFDTDFKRICDKKPDAVKEQCKRLRRYARRNKTVAANTLSTILIAKELGSRRLKERIRAGKYYIPVNQFAE is encoded by the coding sequence ATGGTGACTTTGCACAAACCAGAGCCAATATTTGATAAACTTACCGCTTCTATTTACCATGACGGGAACCTGTTTGATTATTTTGTAGAAAGGTTTGGAGCGCCTTACCCTTGGTCTGTGATACCGGGATACCGGTTATTTAAGAACGGGGTATTTCTGAGCAGTTGGGAAAAATGGGGATGGAGATCGATTATTTTTAAACCTGACCAAGAAATGGTTGCCGAATTTTACCCATTTTTGCAAGGACTGCCTCCTAGAATAATGGGCAGAGTTGAAACAGAGGAAGATTACTTAAAGAACCCCAGAAAGCCGAGCGTGGTATTTCAAGAAGCGGAAATAGCCTTTGATATAGTTTTGCCAGAAATGCGATACATTACCCAAGCCGAACCGCTACTAGAGTATTTTGCGTCGATTATTATGGTGAACCGTCAACAGTCTAGAATTCATGCTATACCGCTTGCTATACACGAGAGGAAACGGCAAAAATTATATGATGGAACGGTTAATGGTAAAGTGACATATTACATAGATAAACTCGAAGAAACAGAACACGGGAAGTACGTTAAAGTAGAAAATCCATCGATAGACGTGAAGATGTACCTGAAGCTGCACCCAAAGGCTTTAGACTGGGTATTGCGGATAGAAGTAACGTTGCAGAAAGAGGCACTATTTAAGCGCGTGGGGAAGAAATTACCAGATGATACGCGAGTGAATACAGACGGGCGAAATATCCAGCTAGAGGACTTTGTACACTTTGCCCACTTTGACTGGAAATGTTTTGATACTGACTTTAAGAGGATATGCGACAAGAAGCCAGATGCGGTTAAAGAACAATGCAAGAGATTGAGGCGTTATGCCCGACGTAATAAAACAGTTGCAGCGAACACACTGTCTACGATTTTAATTGCCAAGGAACTTGGTTCAAGAAGGCTTAAAGAGAGAATTAGGGCAGGAAAGTATTACATACCTGTAAACCAATTTGCGGAGTAG
- a CDS encoding Site-specific recombinase, phage integrase family, with translation MARETLTETKIKALKPRNKPYKASDGTIGGLHVAVSVAGGKVFCLAYRFDDKWRLLRLGAWPTFGLDEARDWARDAKKQIALGIDPAAAKQAARTKAVAEATTFRMLTARWLTWRQPILSVVTIDDTIKKLERYILPCLGDKPVTEVTKADIKAVLDILQAQGKYETLKKVRTIISQALRFAIDEEAAPGIVDWTTQLHRIYTCPLALRKHRAAVTTPKEIAGLMRAIDAYRESNVLTHLALKFSALTFCRPGEVRRAEWSEVDWDNKLLRIPAEKMKMRQPHLVPLAEQTLEILRELKVMTGHTRYLFPSVRTIDRPMSEATVNAAIRRMGYEKSQMCAHGFRGMASSILNENGFNRDFIERQLAHAPLDKVRAAYLHTEFLKGRTDMMRWWADYLDGVKDSAAVQG, from the coding sequence ATGGCACGCGAAACCCTTACAGAAACCAAGATCAAAGCGCTCAAGCCGAGAAACAAACCATACAAGGCAAGCGACGGAACCATTGGTGGCCTGCACGTTGCCGTTTCCGTTGCCGGTGGGAAAGTGTTCTGCCTTGCGTACCGGTTTGACGACAAATGGCGGCTATTGCGCCTTGGCGCTTGGCCCACCTTTGGGTTGGACGAAGCGCGAGATTGGGCACGAGATGCCAAAAAACAGATTGCCCTGGGCATTGACCCCGCCGCTGCAAAACAGGCCGCGAGAACAAAGGCCGTAGCAGAGGCCACCACGTTCCGCATGCTGACAGCAAGATGGCTGACTTGGCGGCAGCCGATTTTGAGTGTGGTTACCATTGATGACACCATAAAAAAGCTGGAAAGGTACATCCTTCCGTGTTTGGGTGACAAGCCCGTTACGGAAGTGACTAAGGCGGACATAAAGGCTGTGCTGGACATTCTCCAAGCGCAGGGAAAATATGAAACCCTGAAAAAGGTACGCACGATTATTTCCCAGGCCCTACGCTTTGCAATAGACGAGGAAGCCGCGCCCGGCATCGTTGACTGGACGACACAATTACACCGTATATATACCTGCCCGTTAGCCTTGCGGAAACACCGGGCGGCGGTAACTACACCCAAAGAAATAGCGGGCCTGATGCGGGCCATTGATGCCTACCGGGAAAGCAACGTACTGACCCACCTTGCCCTGAAATTTAGCGCACTGACGTTTTGCCGACCCGGCGAGGTGCGCCGCGCGGAATGGTCGGAAGTTGATTGGGACAATAAATTGCTGAGAATACCTGCCGAGAAAATGAAGATGCGGCAACCCCACCTTGTACCGCTTGCCGAGCAGACGTTGGAAATTTTGCGGGAGTTAAAGGTAATGACCGGACACACCCGGTATTTGTTCCCAAGTGTGCGGACGATTGACCGGCCTATGTCAGAAGCCACGGTGAACGCCGCCATACGCAGAATGGGTTACGAGAAAAGCCAGATGTGCGCCCACGGCTTCCGCGGAATGGCTAGTTCGATTTTGAACGAAAATGGCTTCAACCGTGACTTTATTGAAAGGCAGCTTGCCCACGCGCCTCTGGATAAGGTGAGAGCTGCCTACTTGCATACCGAGTTTTTGAAAGGCCGCACTGACATGATGCGCTGGTGGGCCGACTACCTGGACGGGGTAAAGGACAGCGCGGCGGTGCAGGGGTAA
- a CDS encoding exported hypothetical protein (Evidence 5 : No homology to any previously reported sequences) encodes MRHRTLFWKILLLAALAFSLASCAPVMRTKHPSADGVARDHDSCAPLAGASVTYESTGETVTVGADGTFFFPGENYWEVVFIPAEAPLMHGSIRVEKAGYCPRRFHMTGLGGNPGNRWGDITASLLPDSHLYCRTARALKASLDRGERAEGWIAVMQTMRGEGLTREGAYVTLKVYEEELFAPRWGDGEFYREYAVFRETLFRGTAVWPGDVPEERLLDLAWFAWRNHCLGR; translated from the coding sequence ATGCGACACCGCACGCTTTTTTGGAAGATACTTTTGCTGGCCGCGCTGGCTTTCAGCCTGGCGTCCTGCGCACCGGTCATGCGCACGAAGCATCCGTCGGCCGACGGCGTCGCCCGGGATCACGACAGCTGCGCGCCGCTGGCCGGGGCGAGCGTTACCTACGAAAGCACGGGAGAAACCGTTACGGTGGGCGCGGACGGAACGTTCTTCTTCCCCGGCGAGAACTATTGGGAAGTTGTGTTCATCCCGGCGGAAGCCCCGTTGATGCACGGTTCCATCAGGGTCGAAAAGGCGGGTTACTGCCCCCGCCGCTTCCATATGACGGGCCTGGGAGGCAACCCCGGCAACCGCTGGGGAGACATCACCGCATCGCTGCTGCCGGATTCCCATCTCTACTGCCGGACGGCCAGGGCATTAAAGGCCTCCCTGGACAGGGGCGAGCGCGCGGAGGGCTGGATCGCCGTGATGCAAACCATGCGCGGCGAGGGGCTTACGCGGGAGGGTGCGTACGTCACGCTCAAGGTTTATGAGGAGGAGCTCTTCGCCCCCCGTTGGGGTGACGGCGAGTTTTACCGGGAGTATGCCGTATTCCGGGAAACGCTGTTTCGCGGCACGGCGGTCTGGCCCGGCGACGTTCCGGAGGAGCGCCTCCTGGATCTGGCCTGGTTTGCCTGGCGCAACCATTGCCTTGGGCGTTGA
- a CDS encoding Pyridoxamine 5'-phosphate oxidase-related FMN-binding produces MRRKEREITDKAALERVIRDTFFVSLAVNTGSAPYQLPMNFGYDDGKVYLHSARAGQKLDVLRAAGGSVPASLLFVAKASLLDKGKPSSCDLSTRYASVVATGTLEEVTDQQERLRGLRCLATQLGVADRPFDEKELAAVVVLRVTVSSMVGKVNDPA; encoded by the coding sequence ATGCGCAGAAAAGAACGCGAAATTACCGATAAAGCCGCCCTGGAGCGCGTGATCCGGGATACCTTCTTCGTATCCCTTGCCGTGAACACGGGCAGCGCTCCCTATCAGCTTCCCATGAACTTCGGGTACGACGACGGCAAGGTTTACCTGCACAGCGCCAGGGCCGGGCAGAAGCTGGACGTCCTGCGCGCCGCCGGCGGCTCGGTGCCGGCGAGCCTGCTGTTTGTCGCCAAAGCCTCCCTGTTGGACAAAGGAAAACCCAGTTCCTGCGATCTTTCCACCCGCTATGCCAGCGTTGTGGCCACCGGAACCCTGGAAGAGGTGACGGACCAGCAGGAACGCCTGCGCGGGCTGCGGTGTCTCGCGACCCAGCTGGGCGTCGCCGACCGTCCGTTTGATGAAAAGGAGCTTGCCGCCGTGGTCGTTCTTCGGGTGACCGTTTCCAGCATGGTCGGCAAGGTTAACGATCCCGCGTAA